From the Oncorhynchus nerka isolate Pitt River linkage group LG28, Oner_Uvic_2.0, whole genome shotgun sequence genome, one window contains:
- the pepd gene encoding xaa-Pro dipeptidase: MTPPVLSNMAARQEPVYWLGKDTLRVSAALFAENRRRLCQGLKAKDGVAPKSVVVLQGGEQKQRYCTDTDMLFRQESFFHWAFGVTEADCYGGIDVDTGKSILFVPKLPESYATWMGEIHPREYFKEKYAVDEVQYTCDIADVFSKMKLGALLTLRGQNTDSGSTCREASFEGISQFQVNNTFLHPVIVECRLTKTDMELEVLRYTNRISSEAHKEIMKHVRPGQKEYEMESLFQHYCYSHGGMRHTSYTCICGTGNNGSVLHYGHAGAPNDKTIDDGDMCLFDMGGEYYCYSSDITCSFPANGKFTPDQKAIYEAVLKSSRAVMAAIKPEVKWTEMHRLADRVHLEELVKIGILHGSVEDMLKVHMGSVFMPHGLGHLLGIDVHDVGGYPEGIERVNEPGLKSLRMGRLVQERMVLTVEPGIYFINHLLDQALANPAQSCFINNEVLTRFRSFGGVRIEDDIAVTASGMELLTCVPRTVEEIEAFMADRGKSF, encoded by the exons ATGACACCTCCAGTCTTGAGCAACATGGCTGCACGACAGGA ACCTGTGTATTGGCTGGGTAAAGACACCCTGAGAGTGTCAGCAGCCCTGTTTGCTGAGAACCGGCGGCGGCTGTGCCAAGGCCTGAAGGCCAAGGATGGGGTGGCCCCCAAGTCTGTAGTCGTGCTGCAGGGAGGGGAGCAGAAGCAGAGATACTGCACCGATACAGACATGCTCTTCAGACAG GAGTCCTTCTTTCATTGGGCTTTTGGAGTAACTGAAGCCGACTGCTACGGAGGCATCGATGTGGACACAGGAAAATCCATCCTCTTTGTCCCCAAACTGCCTGAGAGCTATGCAACCTGGATGGGAGA GATCCATCCGCGGGAATACTTCAAGGAGAAATACGCAGTCGATGAGGTGCAATACACCTGTGAT ATTGCTGATGTCTTCTCCAAGATGAAGCTTGGAGCTCTTCTCACTTTG CGTGGACAGAACACAGATAGTGGGAGTACCTGCCGCGAAGCCTCCTTTGAAGGAATCAGCCA atTCCAAGTGAACAACACTTTTCTGCATCCAGTCATTGTGGAATG CCGGCTGACTAAGACTGACATGGAGCTGGAGGTTCTGCGATACACTAACCGGATTTCCAGTGAAGCCCATAAAGAG ATCATGAAGCATGTGAGACCTGGACAGAAAGAATATGAAATGGAGAG CCTGTTCcagcactactgctactctcaTGGGGGAATGCGTCACACCTCCTACACCTGTATCTGTGGAAC TGGAAACAACGGCTCAGTCCTGCACTACGGCCATGCAGGAGCTCCCAATGACAAGACCATCGATGACGGAGACATGTG TCTGTTTGACATGGGTGGAgaatactactgctactcctctgaCATCACCTGCTCCTTCCCAGCCAATGGAAAGTTCACTCCAGACCAGAAGGCCATCTATGAGGCTGTGCTCAAGTCATCACGGGCTGTCATGGCTGCCATTAAACCAG AGGTCAAGTGGACAGAGATGCACCGTCTGGCTGACCGGGTTCACCTAGAGGAGCTGGTGAAGATTGGGATCCTGCATGGGAGTGTGGAGGACATGCTGAAGGTCCACATGGGCTCTGTCTTCATGCCCCACGGCCTGGGACACCTGCTGGGCATCGACGTGCACGACGTGGGCGGATACCCAGAG GGTATTGAGCGGGTCAACGAGCCCGGTCTGAAGAGCTTGAGGATGGGCCGTCTGGTGCAGGAACGCATGGTCCTGACTGTGGAGCCTGGTATCTACTTCATCAACCACCTGCTGGACCAGGCCTTGGCCAACCCAGCCCAGAGCTGCTTCATCAACAATGAAGTGCTGACCCGCTTCCGCAGCTTTGGAGGG gtgCGTATTGAGGACGACATTGCGGTGACTGCCAGCGGAATGGAGCTGCTCACCTGTGTCCCTCGTACAGTGGAGGAGATTGAGGCTTTCATGGCCGACCGTGGAAAATCCTTCTAA